In the Candidatus Bathyarchaeia archaeon genome, GCGATGAGTTTTCCTCTGCGAATGATGAGAACACGTTGACAAGTCTGTTGCACGTCATGAAGCAGATGAGAAGAAAGCATTATGGTAATCCCATGTTCCTTGTTAAGCTTGATTAACATATCCCGAACTTCTTTAGTTCCTTTAGGGTCTAAACCTATTGTGGGTTCATCAAAAAAAGCGACCTTAGGCTGCTTAACCAACACTTCAGCGATACCTAAACGTTGCTTCATGCCTCTAGAAAACTTTTCCACCTTTGTATCTGCCCACTGCGTTAACCCAACGGCGTCAATAAGCTCTTTGATGCGGTTTTCTCGCTCTAAACTGGGCACGTCATTTAATTGGCAGATATACCGTAGGTTTTGTTTTGCTGTTAGGTCCTCGTAGTAACCTGCACCTTCGGGCAAAAGCCCCGCAACAGTGCGGACTTTTCGAGAGTCTTTTATGATGTCGTAGCCTGCGACGACTGCCGTTCCTGAAGTGGGAAGGGAAAGCCCCATCAGCATCAGGAGGGTGGTGGTTTTTCCAGCGCCGTTTTGCCCCAAAAACCCTAAGAGTTCGCCCTTGTTGATGGTTAAATTTAGGTTGCTTACAGCTTTGAAGGAGCCGTATTGTTTTGTTAGGTGCTGAATGTCGATTATGGATTCAGGCACTACTATCTCCTCTTAAACTTCCAGAACACCACTACAAGAATCGTGATGAATAAACCTGCTACGCCAACGCCGATTAAGCCCCATGAAGTTGAAGCCGAAACCGTAACACGCACTTGACCAGGGTTAGAACCCATTTCAATACTATCACCTTTCACGCTAACCATGTAATCGCCTGCAACAGCGTTTTCTGGGGCGGTTATGCCAACGTTAAACGTAGCTGCATCTCTTGCTCGAACTACATCTACTTGCGAAGGTGTAACAGTATAAGACCACCCGTCTGGAAGGGTAACATTAACCACCACGTCTGTTAGAGGCGTATAGCCAACATTGGTCACCGTTGCTGTAAATGACGCGGTTTCGCCACTGGTTGCGCTGAGCAGATAGGTGGACAGGGATAAATCTACGCGGTAGGAGCCGATTACGGTGGTTGTGAGGTTTGTTTCACCCAGCACTATGCCGCCTTCCGATTTAATCTGGACTGGAAGCAGGTAGGTGTCAAGGTTGACGGTACTTGGGGGTGTCACTTGCAGAGAGAATTCGCTGGTGTTGCTTGCGTACAGAAAGAGTCTAGTCACCTCGACGTCGCCCAGTCTAAAAACGGCTTTCCAGTTCGGAGGGGAATCAACCGACAGAAACAGAAGGCGGTCGGTGGTGCCCAAGTTTGAAACTGAAAGTGGGTACACTACGGAGTTTCCTGCTTCAACCGCAACTTCGGGAAGTTTGGATGTTAGAATGATTTCGTTGGGGGTTTCTGTTAAAGCCACCGTTAAGGGTAGGGAGTCGGTTATGTGTTCACCTGATGTTTCTGCAGTCTGAGCCGTTAAGGCGAAGGTATAAGTTAACCCAGTGGTGGCGTTGAGGGGTGATTTAACTTCAACCACCAAGTCTGCTGCTTGGTTGGGTTCCAGAAGAAGGCCAGTTATGTAGTCACCGCTTGTGGTTCTTATGAAGGCAGTCCAGTTTTCAGACTGTGAAATTGCGGTAACTGTAAAAGGTACCTTAACGCTGAAGGGGTTCGTTAAGGTTGCTTGGAACTTGACTGTTTCTCCTGGTGTAGATAGCTTACCCAGATATTGACAAGACAAAATGGAGGTACTTGGCAACTCGACCGTTACGGTGAAGGTCAGGGTTGTCGTTGCCTCTCCTATCGCAGAAAGAGTCAAAGTGTACGTTCCACTGGAGCCTAACGGAACCGCTACGTCCAATTGCAGGTTGACGTTTGAGCTTGGTGATAGGGCGGTGTTTTTAATTTCGTGGTCACTGTTATCCAAGACTTTGCCACTCCAACCAGACGGAGTTTGAACAGCGAAACCAACGGGTTCGATGCCAGTACCAACATTGCTCACTGTGAAGGGTAAAGCAAGTTTGCTGCCTGGACTTGCTGTTGTCCCCAAAATTGATGACGTTAACCAGAGGGTTTTGGGTAAGGAGACGTCAGCAATGGTGACATTGCCAGTGGAGTTTAAGGAAACGGATTTGGTGACTGTGACATAGCCAGCTTTTGAGAAGTGTAGGGAGTATGTGTTGAAACTGGGTAACTCAAAGCTGAATGTCCCGTCAGAGGAACTCTGGACGCTTTGGATAAGGTCACCTTTAGAAGAAAATGAGCCCACAGTAACAGTGGACAGCCCGTTGCCGTTCTCATCAGTTACTCTGCCAGAGACATACACAGGGTCACTGAAAGGATTATGAACTATCACCGAAAAGTTTAGCGATGCACGGTTTGCCCCGATGGCAGTTAAAGAAATGGGGTAATTCTTTTCTTCTAACACTGTTGAAGGGATACTAAGTTCTAACTGGAGAGAGATGCTTTGCCCCGAAGCAATAGCCACCTGCGCAACCTCAAAATTACTCTGCAAAACCCGCGCAGACAACTCCACAGGAGCAGAAACCACAAAATCAACAACCTCAACCCCATCACCCGAATACGACGCCACAAACGGAATCAAAACCCTATCCCCAGGAACAGCAACCAAACTCAAAGTCGAAGCCGAAAGCCCCAACGCAGAAGAGTAGGGGTCAGGTTGAGTTTTCACCATTACTGTGAAGTTAATGGACGAACTGGTTGTTCCGTGGGCAATTAACGAGAGATTGTAGTTGACATCTTGGGATAAGGAGGAAGGAACGTCAAGTTGCAGCTGGAGAGAGATGCTTTGCCCCGAAGCAATAGCCACCTGCGCAACCTCAAAATTACTCTGCAAAACCCGCGCAGACAACTCCACAGGAGCAGAAACCACAAAATCAACAACCTCAACCCCATCACCCGAATACGACGCCACAAACGGAATCAAAACCCTATCCCCAGGAACAGCAACCAAACTCAAAGTCGAAGCCGAAAGCCCCAACGCAGAAGGCAAAGCTATAGAGCCTAAGTGCTGCACTGCGGTTGCGACTTCAATTGTTTTTACCACTGCAATGTAGCCTACTCGGCTGATATGCAGTTTGTATGTTCCATAGTCAGCGTTGGCAATTACAAAGTCTCCTTCGGTGTTAGTGACGGTGGTCATGATGGCTGCCCCACTTGGGGTTTGGAGGGTAACTTGAGCATTTTCTAAACCAACCCCAGCGCCATCTGTGACTTTGCCATGAACTGCCGTTTGGGATTCTCCATAAACGGAGCTTAGTGAAGACGAAAAAACCAGAATTGAAGTGCAAAGCAGGACGATTAAAGATGCAACTTTGATTTTTGAGCCTTTTCCTGAAAACAGTTTTAGATTTCTCATGAGAGTTCCCCTTGTTTGATCCCCAGTTAGAGATATGGAAGATTATCACCCCTTAATTGGGACTAATAATTCCACGGATAGTGCAATCTCTTAGGGTATTAAAGACTTTCGAAAATTACACCCAGCCCATCACCTCACGAAACCTAAAAAAACGAAAGAAAAACCTTAAACAAAGTTAAAATAAAAAAGAAAATGTGCCTGAAAGTTATAGTTTGCCAATGGTTACAGAAACGACCCGAGTTTGTCCGTCGCGTATCGCCGTGAAGTCCACAGTTTGCCCAGGCAAGGTGTGCCGCTCCAAATAAGATAAGAGGTCGTCGGTATTGGCGATGCGGGTTCCGTTGATGCCTATTATGATGTCACCGCCTGTGATTATCTGAGAACCCAAAACCGTAACCCTCGTCGAGCCCCCAATGAGCCCGTTCATGGCGCCTACGGTTTCAACAAGCCACCCATAAGTGACGTTAGTGCCCACTGCTTGCGCAATTTGGTAGGTCATGTCGGTTCCCGCCGCGTTTATTGTTGGATGCTGGTCATAGACGCCGTTTTTGACAAGTGAAGAAACCTCGCGGAGAATCGTATCCGACGGAATCACAAACCCTAACCCTTCGGAGTTGCTGACTGCAGCGGTGGTTATGCCTACAACTTCGCCACGGTAGTTAATCAGGGGTCCACCGGAGTTGCCGGGGTTGATGGCAGTGCTGGTCTGGATAACGTCAGGGATGTTTATGTTCTGTGTGCCGTCTGTTTCGGTGATGGTTCTGCCTAACGCGCTAACGATGCCTGTGGTTAAGGTTCCTGACAAGCCATAAGGTGAGCCTACTGCCACCACAGGGTCACCGACTTGCAGGTTGGAGGAACTGACAAGGGTCACAGGCTGAAAATCCGCTGATTCACCGTCAAGGGCAAGAACAGCAAGGTCCGCTTGGGGGTCAGCACCCAACACCCTTGAGGGATAGCTGTCGCCGTTGGCGAAAGTCACGGTTACGTTGACGGAATTTTGAATCACATGATTATTGGTGACTACCACGGGGTTGCTGCCGACTAGGGTTACAAACCCTGAGCCCTGTTGCTGTGTGTACCCAACTAAGAAGCCGCCGAAAATGCTGTATTGCGGCACAAAATCCTGGATGACAACCACTGAAGGTCGAACTTGGCTGTACAAGGCGGCGAGAGAAACATTTTCAGTCAAAACGTAAGTGGCGTTTGGGTACGAAACGTAGGTGACGTTGGTGGGTGGCAAATTTTGCAGTTGCGCCTGCAAATCTCCGATGCGCCCATTAAAGGTGGCGTAACTAAGCGAGAAACCAAGTAAGCCGCCGCCAATCAACCCCACCAGAAGAATCGCAGCCAAAACAAGGGCAGAGAAACGTTTTGCTTTTCTGGTTTTTCGGGGCGGTTCAGGTTCACGGGGTGAAGGCGGTTGCGGAGGTGAAACCTCAGGAACGGTAGAGGCATCGGGGGGTTCATTTTGCGGGTTTTCCATCATGCGTCACCTCTTTTTCAAGGGTTAACGATGCTTCTGTAAGGGTGGAAGCCCCGTATTTACTGATATCGGAGAAAACCTCTTGGCTGGAAGTTTTGACGCTTAAAGGAGCCGCGGCTAAACTGATGTTTACTCGCCACCTCTGCGCTTCATGTCTACGAAGAGTTTCCAGATTTTTGACATGATGATTAGACAAGTTCACCAAACCCAGTTTTTGTTGAAAACAATTCGAAAAAAGGGAAGGAGGGATTATCCTCCTGCTCGGATTTCTCGGCGCAAGAACAGCATGTAAGCCGCAACAAAGCAAGCAATAGTGGCGACTGCTATGGCGGTGACTTGGGGCCAGCAGGAGGATATGCTTTGGCTGGCTTCAGGGTCACGGAAAGGTGTCCCAGATGTCCCAGACACGAAGCCAACTGAGATAGAACTGGATCCCGAACCGCCTCCCAGAATGGTTGAAGCTGCCTGACTGAACAAATACGACGGTGAAATGCTTTGGATGGCTGATTCAAGGGAGGTTCTTGTCTGCATTTGAGTTATGTATGTGGAGGTTTCGTTTTGGCGGAAAATGTTGACGGTTGCGTTTCCGAAATCGAAGCCGCCCTCGCCTCCAGGCTGCCTGAATGACTGGTTACTTGGAATCGTTATGGATTGAAAACCAGTTGGTGAAGAAACAGGCACTGCGGCGTTTGCAATCAGTGAAGCCGAAATTGCTACGATGAAAACAAAGAACAGCCAAGTTGAGATAGCGGCGAGAATAGAGGAGGTTGTTTTTTTGATGGCGGTGGAGAACAAGAGGCTCAGGGCAAGCCAAAACGCCAAGTATAGCACCAAGAGCAGGGTAAAGAAGACTATGCGTGAAACGTCTGCAAGTTCGGGACCAAAACCCAGTAGCGGAATGGAGACTCCGACCAGTATGCCTACGGTGCTGCCCGCCAGCAATGCCAGAGCGCCAACGCCTGCGAGGAATTTACCGTTAAGTATTGAATCGCGAAATATGGGCTGAGACAGAAGCACGGAAAGGCTTCCCGTGGAGCGTTCTTTGTTAATGGCGTCAAAGCCTAAAGCTAACCCAATGATTGGACCAAAATACACCATCAAAGTAACAAAGGAAAAGCCACCTAGCGAACCAGTAAAGACAGACATAAAGGTTGGGTTGAAGCTGTCACGCACGACGGCGGCGCCTTGATAAGCCGACAGGGTGGATAACGCAACTATCAAGAGGAAAAGCAGGATGTAGCGTTTGCTGCCCAACTGGTCGCCAAGTTCCTTTCTGCATACAGTCATAAAGTTTGCCATTTTTAGTCCGCCTCGTAGAATTGAAGGTAAATTTCCTCCAAACTGTACTCTTTGGGCTTCATGAGCAGAATCGTCGAGTTATGCTTGGTTATGGTCTCAGAAACTTCCCGTGCCTTGTTGGCGTTCATCTTCACGTAGAGCCTACCGTTTTCCTGATTAACCGAAGTGACGCCGCTTATGCCTTCTATTTCTTTAAGCATGTCGGGAGCCATCGTGGTCAGCTCGAATTCGATAACGGGTTGCTCGCGGCTCAAAAGTTTGCTGGAGAGGTTTCCGATGGTGTCGTCGGCGATGAGTTTGCCCGCGCGAATAATCAGCAGTCGATTGCAGGTCTGCTGCACGTCATGCAACAGGTGTGAGGACAAAACGATGGTGATGCCCTGTTCCTTGTTGAGCCTAAGCAGAAGTTCACGAATGTCTTTGGTGCCCTGTGGGTCTAAGCCGATTGTGGGTTCGTCAAAAAAGGCCACCTGCGGCTTCTTCATCAAAACTTCCGCTATGCCCAGCCGTTGCTTCATACCTCTGGAGAACTGCTCTACTTTTTTGTCGGCAACTTTGCTTAACCCCACGACCCCCAGCAGTTCTGCTACACGTTTATCGCGCTCTAGTTTGGGGATGTCGTTGAGTTGTCCGATGTAGCTGAGGTTTTGTTTTGCGGTCAAGTCCTCGTAGTAGCCTGCGCCGTCGGGGAGGAGCCCACAGACGGTTCGCACGGCTTTTGAGTCCTGCACGACATCGTACCCCGCGATTTTGGCGGTGCCCGATGTTGGCACACTTAGCCCCATCAGCATCAGGAAGGTGGTGGTTTTTCCTGACCCGTTTTGGCCCAGAAGCCCCACAACTTCGCCTTTGTTGACGTTTATGTTCAGGTGGTTTACTGCTGTGAACTCGCCGTATGTTTTGGTGAGTTCACTGGTTTGAATGATTGGTTGGGACATTTTTTCATCTCCGTTTGAATTTCTTAAAGACTAATACCAAAATCACGATGAACAGTGCCGCTATGCCTATGCCGTAGATGCCCCACGAAGTAGAAGTGGATATGGTGACGCGCACTTGGGAGGCACTGGAGCTTGTTTGGTCACTTGAACCTTCAACGGTAACCATGTAGTCGCCTGAAACAGTGGAGGAAGGCGTGGAGACTTCAACGGTGAAAGACACGGATTCCTTAGGACCAAGCGTTCCCACCTGTACTGGGGACACAGTGTAGTCCCAATCTGACTCTGGAAGGGTAACCTCAAGTGTGACGCCAGTAAGGGTGGAGTAGCCTGAGTTGGTGACTGCTGCTGTGAAGGATGTGTCTCCGCCGCTGGTGGTGCTAGTCAAGTACGTTGACAAATTCAAGGAGATACCGTAGGAGCCTGTGATGGTTGCGGTTAAGTTCAGTGAGTCCAATTCAGCGCCGCTGTCAGATTTTACGTGGATGGGAATGGAGTAGCTGCCCACAGAAACGGTGCTTGGAGGAGTTACGACAAGGGTGAGGGCACTGGTGTTTCCTGAGTATAAGTAAAGTGTGGTCACTTCGGTGTTTCCCGATTTGAAAACCGCTTTCCAGCCTGAAGGCACCTCAGCGGACAAGAAAAGACGTCTGTCTGTGACGCCCAAGTTCGCGACGGTTATGGAGTAGTCTGCGGTGTTTCCTGCCGTTATGGCAATTTCTGGAAGGGACGCGGTAAGGGTTACTTCGTTTGTGGCTTCGGTTAAAGCGACAGTTACAGGAATCGAACTGGATAAGTTGTAAGTGGTAGATTGCGCCTTCACTGTAAAGTTGTATGTTTGTCCAGTGATGGAGGAGGGGGCGGTTTCCACTTGGATGCCCAGATTCACTGATTGCCCTGCATCAAGAAGAACCTCTGTGACTGTTTCGCCTGTGTTGGTTTTTACGGAAGCGGTCCAATTTGCTGGAATAGAATCAACTGAGACTTTGAAGCGGGCGGCAACACTGAAAGGATTGGTTAAAGAAACGGTGAATTTGGCAGAGTCCCCGGGTGTGACTGATATTCCTGGGAAAGAACAAGACAGCAAGGATTCTTGGGCTGCAGCTGTTAAGCCCACGCTCAACTGTAAAGACGACGTTAGAGCTTGCCCAACGGGTTCTGCCTTCAACTGTAGATTATATGTTTGGTCTGTGGCTGCGTTGTCAGGCGAAGTCACCATGACAACCAAGTTTGCTGCTTGGTTTGCGTTAAGCAGTAGCTCGGTAACTGACTCCCCTGTTGAAGTCTCAACCGAAACGGTCCAGCCAGAGGGAACCAAATCAGCCCACACTTTAAACCGCATTGTAACACTGTAAGGATTAGTCACAGTAACCGCGAACTTGGCGGAGTCCCCCAAAGAAACCGACATCCCTGTGAACGGGCAGGACAGCAAAGAAGAATTACTTACACCTACGTTCACGTTGAAGCTCAAAGTGGAAGCTGTTTTGCCAGTCGCGGACAAAGTCAGATTGTGGATGCCTGAAGCGCTGATGGGAACCGTTACTTCTAACTGTAAGTTGGAAGTTGACCCTGCCGCCAACGAAAAGCTGTTAACTTCACGTCCCGTGGAGTCCAGAATCGTAGCGGACCAGCCGTCGGGGCACGACGCAGAGAACGTTACTGTTTGTGCGTCTTGGCCAGCATTGGTTACGGTGAAGGGGAGTTTTAGTGCGTTGCCTGGACTTGCAGTAGTGCCTATCACTGAAGAAGATAGCTGCAGGGTTTTAGGCAGGACGGTTTTGCCAAGGTTCATTGTTTGACTTTGCGAGCTTATGTTGACGTTTTTGGTGGTGTCCGCGTAGCCGTCTTTGACGAACGTAAGGGTGATTGATGTGGAGACTGGAATTTCGATGCTGAAGGCGCCAGTGGTTGAGGTGGAGACACTTTGCCGCAGAATCCCGTTGGAATCGTAAGCGTAAACAGTGACCCCGCTTAAGCTGTTGCCTGATTCATCTACTGCTGTCCCCGTGACAATACCCGTGGATGGAGAGGTAACTAACACGGTAAAAGCCATAGAGGAGTCTACTACCCCAGACGCATTTAATGAAATGCTGTAAGCTTGATTCACCGCAGCGGAGGATGGAACAGTGACCTCTAATTGAAGCGCAACACTTTGCTGGGAAGCCAAAACTATGGTAGAGACCTCAGAGTTACCGTTTAAAACCCTCACCTTCCAGTCTGATGGAGCAGAAGTAGAAAACGTGGTGGTTTCACTTTCGCCTCCAGAATTCTTCAAGGTTACTGGAAAAGTGATTTGGTCGCTGGGGTTAGCTACTTGGCTCAGAATCGAGGCGGTAAGGTTTAATGCTGGAGATAACGTCAGGGTGCCAAGATGCTGCCCAAACGTGTTCACCATTATGCTTTGGACAAGCTTAGCGTAACCTGTTTTGGTCAGGGTAAGGGTGTATGTTCCAAATTCAAGATTGACTATAGTGAAGTTCCCATATGAATCAGTGTATGTGGTTAAGACTTGCGCACCCGACGAACTGACGGTTACTGCAGCATCGCCTACTCCGGTGCCTGCAGCGTCAAGTATTGTGCCCTTAACAACGGTACTTTGCGTGGAGGCAAATGCGGGTGTTGTCGCCAACAAAGTCAGCATCGAAGCCCCGTAAAGCAAAATTAGGGCAAGAACAGATGCTTTTTTTCTGGCAACACGTGATTTAAAGGGTTTAGAGAGTCTAAACTTGTGTTCAGTGTTTGTTTGGTTCATTTAAGTCACCTTAAAATTTTGAGGTTTTTGAAAAACAGTTGGTTAAAAGATTTATCGAAAGAAGTCTCACGCTA is a window encoding:
- a CDS encoding S1C family serine protease translates to MENPQNEPPDASTVPEVSPPQPPSPREPEPPRKTRKAKRFSALVLAAILLVGLIGGGLLGFSLSYATFNGRIGDLQAQLQNLPPTNVTYVSYPNATYVLTENVSLAALYSQVRPSVVVIQDFVPQYSIFGGFLVGYTQQQGSGFVTLVGSNPVVVTNNHVIQNSVNVTVTFANGDSYPSRVLGADPQADLAVLALDGESADFQPVTLVSSSNLQVGDPVVAVGSPYGLSGTLTTGIVSALGRTITETDGTQNINIPDVIQTSTAINPGNSGGPLINYRGEVVGITTAAVSNSEGLGFVIPSDTILREVSSLVKNGVYDQHPTINAAGTDMTYQIAQAVGTNVTYGWLVETVGAMNGLIGGSTRVTVLGSQIITGGDIIIGINGTRIANTDDLLSYLERHTLPGQTVDFTAIRDGQTRVVSVTIGKL
- a CDS encoding ABC transporter permease, which encodes MANFMTVCRKELGDQLGSKRYILLFLLIVALSTLSAYQGAAVVRDSFNPTFMSVFTGSLGGFSFVTLMVYFGPIIGLALGFDAINKERSTGSLSVLLSQPIFRDSILNGKFLAGVGALALLAGSTVGILVGVSIPLLGFGPELADVSRIVFFTLLLVLYLAFWLALSLLFSTAIKKTTSSILAAISTWLFFVFIVAISASLIANAAVPVSSPTGFQSITIPSNQSFRQPGGEGGFDFGNATVNIFRQNETSTYITQMQTRTSLESAIQSISPSYLFSQAASTILGGGSGSSSISVGFVSGTSGTPFRDPEASQSISSCWPQVTAIAVATIACFVAAYMLFLRREIRAGG
- a CDS encoding carboxypeptidase regulatory-like domain-containing protein, with product MRNLKLFSGKGSKIKVASLIVLLCTSILVFSSSLSSVYGESQTAVHGKVTDGAGVGLENAQVTLQTPSGAAIMTTVTNTEGDFVIANADYGTYKLHISRVGYIAVVKTIEVATAVQHLGSIALPSALGLSASTLSLVAVPGDRVLIPFVASYSGDGVEVVDFVVSAPVELSARVLQSNFEVAQVAIASGQSISLQLQLDVPSSLSQDVNYNLSLIAHGTTSSSINFTVMVKTQPDPYSSALGLSASTLSLVAVPGDRVLIPFVASYSGDGVEVVDFVVSAPVELSARVLQSNFEVAQVAIASGQSISLQLELSIPSTVLEEKNYPISLTAIGANRASLNFSVIVHNPFSDPVYVSGRVTDENGNGLSTVTVGSFSSKGDLIQSVQSSSDGTFSFELPSFNTYSLHFSKAGYVTVTKSVSLNSTGNVTIADVSLPKTLWLTSSILGTTASPGSKLALPFTVSNVGTGIEPVGFAVQTPSGWSGKVLDNSDHEIKNTALSPSSNVNLQLDVAVPLGSSGTYTLTLSAIGEATTTLTFTVTVELPSTSILSCQYLGKLSTPGETVKFQATLTNPFSVKVPFTVTAISQSENWTAFIRTTSGDYITGLLLEPNQAADLVVEVKSPLNATTGLTYTFALTAQTAETSGEHITDSLPLTVALTETPNEIILTSKLPEVAVEAGNSVVYPLSVSNLGTTDRLLFLSVDSPPNWKAVFRLGDVEVTRLFLYASNTSEFSLQVTPPSTVNLDTYLLPVQIKSEGGIVLGETNLTTTVIGSYRVDLSLSTYLLSATSGETASFTATVTNVGYTPLTDVVVNVTLPDGWSYTVTPSQVDVVRARDAATFNVGITAPENAVAGDYMVSVKGDSIEMGSNPGQVRVTVSASTSWGLIGVGVAGLFITILVVVFWKFKRR
- a CDS encoding ABC transporter ATP-binding protein is translated as MPESIIDIQHLTKQYGSFKAVSNLNLTINKGELLGFLGQNGAGKTTTLLMLMGLSLPTSGTAVVAGYDIIKDSRKVRTVAGLLPEGAGYYEDLTAKQNLRYICQLNDVPSLERENRIKELIDAVGLTQWADTKVEKFSRGMKQRLGIAEVLVKQPKVAFFDEPTIGLDPKGTKEVRDMLIKLNKEHGITIMLSSHLLHDVQQTCQRVLIIRRGKLIADDTIENLSSKLGAVNNSILEFELTETPAELVKEIENISGVTSVTQENSRLYVHMEKNQAREISETITKHKSTILLMKPKEHSLEEIFLRYYEEGD
- a CDS encoding ABC transporter ATP-binding protein yields the protein MSQPIIQTSELTKTYGEFTAVNHLNINVNKGEVVGLLGQNGSGKTTTFLMLMGLSVPTSGTAKIAGYDVVQDSKAVRTVCGLLPDGAGYYEDLTAKQNLSYIGQLNDIPKLERDKRVAELLGVVGLSKVADKKVEQFSRGMKQRLGIAEVLMKKPQVAFFDEPTIGLDPQGTKDIRELLLRLNKEQGITIVLSSHLLHDVQQTCNRLLIIRAGKLIADDTIGNLSSKLLSREQPVIEFELTTMAPDMLKEIEGISGVTSVNQENGRLYVKMNANKAREVSETITKHNSTILLMKPKEYSLEEIYLQFYEAD
- a CDS encoding NEW3 domain-containing protein gives rise to the protein MNQTNTEHKFRLSKPFKSRVARKKASVLALILLYGASMLTLLATTPAFASTQSTVVKGTILDAAGTGVGDAAVTVSSSGAQVLTTYTDSYGNFTIVNLEFGTYTLTLTKTGYAKLVQSIMVNTFGQHLGTLTLSPALNLTASILSQVANPSDQITFPVTLKNSGGESETTTFSTSAPSDWKVRVLNGNSEVSTIVLASQQSVALQLEVTVPSSAAVNQAYSISLNASGVVDSSMAFTVLVTSPSTGIVTGTAVDESGNSLSGVTVYAYDSNGILRQSVSTSTTGAFSIEIPVSTSITLTFVKDGYADTTKNVNISSQSQTMNLGKTVLPKTLQLSSSVIGTTASPGNALKLPFTVTNAGQDAQTVTFSASCPDGWSATILDSTGREVNSFSLAAGSTSNLQLEVTVPISASGIHNLTLSATGKTASTLSFNVNVGVSNSSLLSCPFTGMSVSLGDSAKFAVTVTNPYSVTMRFKVWADLVPSGWTVSVETSTGESVTELLLNANQAANLVVMVTSPDNAATDQTYNLQLKAEPVGQALTSSLQLSVGLTAAAQESLLSCSFPGISVTPGDSAKFTVSLTNPFSVAARFKVSVDSIPANWTASVKTNTGETVTEVLLDAGQSVNLGIQVETAPSSITGQTYNFTVKAQSTTYNLSSSIPVTVALTEATNEVTLTASLPEIAITAGNTADYSITVANLGVTDRRLFLSAEVPSGWKAVFKSGNTEVTTLYLYSGNTSALTLVVTPPSTVSVGSYSIPIHVKSDSGAELDSLNLTATITGSYGISLNLSTYLTSTTSGGDTSFTAAVTNSGYSTLTGVTLEVTLPESDWDYTVSPVQVGTLGPKESVSFTVEVSTPSSTVSGDYMVTVEGSSDQTSSSASQVRVTISTSTSWGIYGIGIAALFIVILVLVFKKFKRR